A single region of the Metarhizium brunneum chromosome 6, complete sequence genome encodes:
- the rqh1 gene encoding ATP-dependent DNA helicase hus2/rqh1, whose protein sequence is MTRNNLADQLSWLLSNAALSKPRLRTFPCAGDSSSLNTSQPSSIETGAAHRLRSSSSIGSQTNPRPRSRALDNAVNLNGWGEDFVDTPQVTVSDDSMVRLASTTKSKRPTLISQPQKHLPTSSATDNPGSKARPAPTGNNAVSNTPKSTRKHSPQKRSNSREFMSPNPSLDLADFDADDLECMDLTKDFTGVTASTEKSDDVQIWDTTSALWSPLPRSSKKRKSNGISRADTAEKESFPDVYDILGTEPPVSTPGSRSAIRRAGLTSTSKSRRKRDVKETPKDVPGDFGSDTLNEVMASLSSPSRHAADRRNQSSLSKSPTKKSSFPQQEDSTKKRKVNPYEGILPQDGLKRYGLSTDAMEMDDCVPDSDEEFLTPPSHNTSAITQPKQSDSSGDTNFVQNVISRSQESASWSLLNSPSTRAIDQNRADCTGITSSFSTDNSRIDVLDLVPEKSIPLDQAPKVLEYISTNSEALTKRREAIVEAIQRNGGEFVKAINERWPKEKRSQVKAEKERLLRQQKAAEELGNSMQPYREICEKREALAQLVARSYAEGNDTDDDETRLDALTDVVQEQEEGLAKLVIQAGFDESNLPMLAPPPSLSPKRGNTVVFGTQPLNMGMVDVSHGPRDSSAHATTLTQIVHQTQLPDIPTPRSRRTATQSVPGNSNKALVSKDGEGAAGELFPRETLPSTVDTRTRRVRIAPTATEDMEDDMFSEFDEADLRPVHTARSRGTPSQVPHNFASGRTQDNFSDFSDDDDILAFAEDYETRQSLGDDGSSSRRVFSETSGNVMPPPKSKGPAKRPSAPVLPELRIPPELMKHPWSPEVQKMLKDRFRMKGFRQNQLEAINATLGGKDAFVLMPTGGGKSLCYQLPAIVRTGKTRGVTIVVSPLLSLMQDQVDHMKGLGIQAVAFNGGCSAEYKRQIMSTFDEPSPEHFIELLYVTPEMVSMNAAFNNAMQTLYQRGKFARLVIDEAHCVSQWGHDFRPDYKTIGQVRMRFPRVPFMALTATATQNVIVDIKHNLNMANCQVFSQSFNRPNLYYEVRTKKSHANATESIASLINAKYHNTTGIVYTLSRKQAEEVAQTLAGYGIAARHYHAAIDPQAKVDVQRSWQKGDIKVVVATIAFGMGIDKPDVRFVMHHGLPKSLEGYYQETGRAGRDGKPSDCILFYGKADIRVLKKMIADGDGNNAQKERQMVMLNRVTAFCDNKSDCRRTEVLRYFGEDFVPSQCQKSCDNCRAGLVFEQQDFSEYAIAAIQVVHTQRRLTASQCADILLGKKSPAHEELVSDGQYGIAKGLKKHEVVRVIDRLSAEKAFHENNVVGNYGVAIQYLEVGSTAHLFLTGQRKLMLTIQVDDGNRSRTKSSAKRTTKKKGKEQDIQAMQSTYVSSPVERRKRRRKVEGSDDEENFPTTSNGYANDGFVVSDNDMREDDDEEEEAFEPLPKHRLAKAPAKPAGKKKAVPSGPPITSNKRVEDLPEIHQDLVGTFVTEARKVEEHIRNKKELRRPLFTERDLQEMAIHWTISLDRMSRIPGIDVDKVQEHGRKLLPILKRHHNMYREIMDAETPNDDDQQVVDLVSSDLEPDQAEEDVDSHYFQPKSRPEVEAFHSKLQDLSSQRQSQPKPKSSYSRGSGGGKKYFAGKKGPRKASGGGVPKRKGNSFGGRKASGSSTARSTAGTSTGKRDGKLVKKSGGGIGLMPV, encoded by the exons atgaCTCGAAATAACCTTGCCGACCAACTCTCCTGGCTCCTAAGCAACGCCGCGTTATCGAAACCACGTCTGCGAACGTTTCCTTGTGCTGGCGACTCCTCTTCCCTCAATACTTCGCAGCCGTCTTCCATTGAAACTGGCGCAGCGCATCGACTTCGATCATCTTCAAGTATAGGCTCACAGACAAATCCCCGCCCGCGAAGCCGCGCGTTAGATAATGCTGTCAACTTAAACGGGTGGGGGGAGGACTTCGTGGATACACCGCAAGTAACAGTGTCAGACGACAGCATGGTTCGATTGGCCTCAACTACGAAGTCCAAGAGGCCTACTCTTATTTCCCAACCACAGAAGCACCTTCCAACTTCATCTGCTACTGATAACCCTGGATCAAAAGCTCGACCGGCGCCTACTGGAAACAATGCTG TCTCAAACACACCAAAGAGCACACGAAAGCATTCGCCTCAAAAACGGAGTAATTCCCGAGAATTCATGTCGCCAAACCCGAGTCTAGACCTCGCCGATTTTGACGCAGATGACCTAGAATGCATGGATCTTACAAAGGATTTCACCGGTGTAACCGCCTCGACAGAAAAGAGTGACGACGTTCAAATATGGGATACTACTAGTGCTTTATGGTCACCACTGCCTCGTAGCAGTAAGAAACGGAAGAGTAATGGGATAAGCAGAGCTGATACAGCAGAAAAGGAGAGCTTTCCTGATGTGTACGATATCCTTGGCACCGAGCCACCTGTCTCAACTCCCGGGAGCCGGTCAGCTATACGCCGCGCTGGCTTGACTAGCACTTCAAAATCACGTCGTAAACGGGACGTGAAGGAAACACCAAAGGATGTGCCAGGAGACTTCGGGAGCGATACCCTCAATGAGGTCATGGCCAGTTTGTCCTCACCCTCTCGGCATGCGGCCGATCGGCGGAACCAGTCATCGTTATCAAAGTCGCCGACCAAGAAGTCTTCATTTCCGCAGCAAGAAGATAGCACTAAGAAGAGGAAAGTCAACCCCTACGAAGGCATTCTACCCCAGGACGGGCTGAAGCGGTATGGATTATCCACTGACGCCATGGAAATGGATGACTGTGTTCCGGATTCAGATGAGGAATTCCTCACACCTCCCTCGCACAACACATCTGCCATTACTCAACCAAAGCAATCAGACTCGAGCGGTGACACAAATTTTGTACAAAATGTGATTTCGAGGAGTCAAGAAAGCGCATCCTGGAGCCTGTTGAACTCGCCTTCTACTCGAGCCATTGACCAGAACAGGGCAGACTGCACAGGAATTACCTCAAGCTTTAGTACAGATAATTCTAGGATTGATGTCCTGGATTTGGTGCCGGAGAAAAGCATCCCCCTCGACCAGGCACCGAAGGTGTTGGAGTATATATCCACAAATTCGGAAGCTTTGACTAAACGACGTGAAGCTATTGTAGAAGCCATTCAGCGCAATGGCGGTGAGTTCGTGAAAGCAATCAACGAGAGATGGCCAAAAGAGAAACGCAGCCAGGTTAAGGCTGAAAAAGAACGGCTTTTGAGGCAACAAAAAGCTGCTGAGGAATTGGGTAATTCAATGCAGCCATATCGAGAAATATGCGAGAAAAGAGAAGCTCTGGCACAACTGGTGGCGCGGTCGTATGCTGAAGGCAATGataccgacgacgacgagactCGACTTGACGCACTTACGGACGTGGttcaagaacaagaagaagggcttgCCAAACTCGTCATTCAAGCTGGATTTGATGAATCCAACTTACCCATGCTGgcaccgccgccttctttGTCACCAAAACGGGGGAATACAGTAGTATTTGGCACACAACCGTTGAACATGGGGATGGTCGATGTGTCTCATGGTCCGCGGGATTCTTCTGCACATGCTACTACGCTTACGCAAATTGTCCATCAGACTCAACTGCCAGACATCCCCACGCCACGCTCACGTCGAACGGCAACACAGTCAGTACCGGGCAATTCCAATAAAGCTTTAGTATCAAAGGATGGTGAGGGTGCCGCAGGGGAGCTGTTCCCCAGAGAGACATTACCCTCAACAGTGGATACCAGGACTCGACGTGTGCGCATTGCACCGACTGCTAccgaggacatggaagacGACATGTTCTCAGAGTTTGATGAAGCTGACTTGCGACCGGTCCATACGGCACGAAGCAGAGGCACGCCCTCTCAGGTACCGCACAACTTCGCTTCGGGCCGGACACAAGACAATTTCAGCGACTTcagtgacgatgatgatATACTGGCTTTTGCAGAGGACTATGAGACACGTCAATCGCTGGGAGATGACGGCTCAAGTTCTCGTCGTGTCTTCTCAGAAACATCTGGAAACGTAATGCCTCCTCCTAAATCCAAAGGACCGGCAAAGCGGCCATCTGCGCCTGTGTTACCAGAGCTCAGAATACCACCAGAATTGATGAAGCATCCGTGGTCACCAGAGGTCCAGAAAATGCTAAAGGACCGGTTCAGAATGAAAGGATTTCGGCAGAACCAGCTGGAGGCAATCAACGCCACTTTGGGAGGTAAAGATGCCTTTGTTTTGATGCCTACAGGGGGTGGTAAATCCCTGTGCTACCAGCTGCCGGCAATTGTTAGAACTGGAAAGACACGGGGTGTAACTATTGTTGTCTCCCCATTGCTGAGTCTAATGCAAGACCAAGTCGACCACATGAAGGGTCTCGGTATCCAGGCGGTAGCCTTCAATGGAGGATGCTCAGCAGAGTACAAAAGACAAATAATGAGTACTTTTGACGAACCGAGCCCAGAGCACTTTATCGAGCTACTTTATGTTACGCCGGAGATGGTGAGCATGAACGCTGCCTTTAACAATGCGATGCAAACGCTGTATCAAAGAGGCAAATTTGCACGACTGGTAATTGATGAAGCTCACTGCGTCAGCCAATGGGGCCATGACTTCAGGCCTGACTACAAAACTATTGGTCAGGTCCGCATGAGGTTTCCCCGAGTTCCTTTCATGGCCCTGACCGCCACTGCCACCCAAAATGTCATCGTTGATATCAAGCACAACTTGAACATGGCTAATTGCCAAGTGTTCTCGCAAAGCTTCAACCGCCCAAATCTGTACTATGAAGTGCGGACCAAGAAGTCCCATGCGAATGCTACCGAGAGCATTGCCTCGCTGATAAATGCCAAGTATCACAACACCACCGGTATTGTGTATACACTTTCAAGAAAGCAAGCTGAGGAAGTTGCACAAACGCTTGCTGGTTATGGTATTGCAGCCCGCCACTATCATGCGGCTATCGACCCTCAAGCCAAGGTCGATGTTCAAAGATCATGGCAAAAAGGCGATATCAAAGTCGTTGTTGCCACAATCGCTTTTGGTATGGGTATAGACAAGCCTGATGTCAGATTCGTCATGCATCACGGCTTGCCCAAGAGTCTAGAGGGGTACTACCAAGAGACCGGTCGCGCTGGCAGAGATGGCAAGCCCTCCGACTGCATTCTGTTTTATGGAAAAGCGGATATAAGAGTCCTGAAAAAGATGATTGCAGACGGAGATGGTAATAATGCACAGAAGGAACGCCAGATGGTTATGCTCAACCGGGTCACGGCCTTCTGTGACAACAAGTCCGATTGTCGACGTACTGAAGTGCTTCGCTATTTTGGAGAAGACTTTGTGCCGAGCCAATGCCAAAAATCCTGCGACAACTGCCGGGCCGGGCTGGTCTTTGAACAACAAGACTTCTCAGAATATGCCATTGCTGCGATTCAGGTCGTCCATACTCAGCGGCGTCTTACAGCTAGTCAATGCGCAGACATCCTGCTTGGCAAGAAGTCCCCTGCCCACGAGGAGTTGGTTTCTGACGGACAATATGGTATAGCCAAAGGCTTGAAGAAGCACGAAGTTGTTCGGGTCATTGATCGACTATCGGCTGAAAAGGCGTTTCATGAAAATAACGTGGTTGGAAACTATGGTGTAGCTATTCAATATCTTGAAGTTGGATCTACTGCCCACCTGTTCCTTACTGGCCAGCGTAAGCTGATGCTCACGATCCAAGTAGACGACGGGAATCGTTCCAGGACCAAGTCCTCGGCTAAAAGGACGACTAAGAAAAAGGGAAAGGAACAAGACATTCAAGCCATGCAGTCGACATATGTCTCTTCCCCAGTGGAGAGACGAAAGAGGAGGAGAAAGGTTGAGGGGAGTGACGATGAAGAAAATTTTCCAACTACTTCAAACGGCTATGCTAACGACGGATTTGTCGTCTCGGATAACGACATGcgagaagatgacgatgaagaagaagaagctttTGAGCCTCTTCCCAAGCATCGTCTAGCCAAGGCACCTGCCAAACCTgcaggaaagaagaaagctGTGCCCTCAGGGCCACCCATCACTTCTAACAAGCGCGTGGAAGACCTGCCCGAGATCCATCAAGATCTGGTCGGCACGTTTGTGACGGAAGCCCGAAAGGTGGAAGAACACATCCGCAACAAGAAGGAGCTCAGACGCCCCCTCTTCACAGAGCGAGACCTTCAAGAAATGGCCATACACTGGACAATATCTCTCGACAGAATGAGTCGCATCCCCGGCATCGACGTGGACAAGGTTCAGGAACACGGTCGAAAGCTACTTCCCATATTGAAACGACATCACAACATGTATCGAGAAATCATGGATGCCGAAACTCCCAACGATGACGACCAACAAGTGGTGGACTTGGTAAGCTCAGATCTTGAGCCCGAccaagcagaagaagacgtcgACTCGCACTACTTCCAGCCCAAGTCACGACCAGAAGTGGAAGCCTTCCACAGCAAACTCCAAGACCTGAGCAGCCAACGACAGAGCCAGCCAAAGCCCAAGTCGTCCTATTCACGAGGGAGCGGCGGGGGGAAGAAGTACTTTGCCGGCAAGAAGGGGCCCCGAAAAGCCTCGGGTGGCGGTGTCCCCAAGCGTAAAGGTAATAGTTTCGGAGGTCGAAAGGCGAGTGGCTCTTCAACTGCACGGTCAACCGCGGGAACCAGTACCGGGAAACGAGACGGGAAACTCGTCAAGAAGAGTGGTGGGGGGATTGGCTTGATGCCCGTTTAG
- the hsp16 gene encoding Heat shock protein 16, translated as MSPDQEHNQHPPPSFWDFIPGFAQNRPGNGVDHHNPQPTPPFSGGFPFGGPWHHGPPPPHHGGPPHRPPPPGVGHGPWEADFDWGQWYGHDHDHDHDHDHDRHGRHSRRRGCRHRGRHHRHCDEGSDEEAQRSSAEKEAPEKGEKGDSPETMDADMPDPEEVAPSDGEHPPPPYGAGRRGGRFHRGGHGWRRGGGGRGHHGGWAPRHCPRGSSFDFPSMMRGFTNHPFFQSVRDQAERHRANDADADAFQPPVDIFTTESSYVVHAALPGAKKDDIGVNWNPDTNTLSVAGVVHRPGDEAFLQGLVSAERRVGVFERNITLPPAGVADKDSVDGLGITARMEDGVLVVVVPKLEREWTEVRKVDVQ; from the coding sequence ATGTCCCCCGATCAAGAACACAATCAACACCCACCCCCAAGCTTCTGGGACTTTATCCCGGGCTTTGCTCAGAACCGCCCGGGCAACGGTGTAGACCACCACAACCCTCAACCTACTCCCCCATTCTCGGGCGGCTTCCCCTTTGGAGGGCCGTGGCATCACgggccgcctccgcctcatCATGGCGGACCACCTCaccgtcctcctcctccgggAGTAGGCCATGGTCCCTGGGAGGCAGACTTTGATTGGGGCCAGTGGTatggccacgaccacgaccacgaccacgaccacgaccacgaccgCCACGGCCGACATTCTCGTCGCCGCGGATGCCGTCATCGTGGCCGTCACCACCGACACTGCGACGAAGGCAGCGACGAAGAAGCCCAACGGTCCAGCGCCGAAAAGGAAGCCCCTGAAAAGGGAGAAAAGGGCGACTCCCCCGAGACCATGGACGCGGACATGCCGGACCCCGAAGAAGTCGCCCCCTCAGACGGCGAGCACCCGCCTCCGCCATACGGCGCCGGTCGTCGAGGCGGCCGATTCCATCGAGGCGGCCACGGCTGGCGACGCGGAGGCGGAGGGCGCGGCCACCACGGCGGCTGGGCGCCACGACACTGCCCCCGCGGCAGCTCGTTCGACTTCCCCTCCATGATGAGAGGCTTCACGAACCACCCCTTCTTCCAAAGCGTGCGCGACCAAGCGGAGCGCCACCGCGccaacgacgccgacgccgacgccttCCAGCCCCCCGTCGACATCTTCACCACCGAGTCGTCCTACGTCGTGCACGCCGCGCTGCCCGGCGCGAAAAAGGACGACATCGGCGTCAACTGGAACCCGGACACCAACACGCTCAGCGTCGCGGGCGTCGTCCACCGccccggcgacgaggcgTTCCTGCAGGGCCTCGTGTCGGCCGAGAGGCGAGTGGGCGTCTTCGAGAGGAACATcacgctgccgccggcgggcgtggccgacaaggacagcgTCGACGGCCTGGGCATCACCGCCAGGATGGAGGACGGGGTgttggtcgtggtcgtgCCCAAGCTGGAGAGGGAGTGGACCGAGGTTCGCAAGGTCGATGTCCAGTGA
- the RPT1 gene encoding 26S proteasome regulatory subunit 7 has translation MPSATGQNWEKYQKKFADDEIEEKKITPLTDEDIQVLKTYGAAPYGAALKKLEKQIKDKQQSVDEKIGVKESDTGLAPPHLWDVAADRQRMSEEQPFQVARCTKIIEDEKGDESKKKYVINVKQIAKFVVQLGDRVSPTDIEEGMRVGVDRNKYQIMLPLPPKIDASVTMMTVEEKPDVTYGDVGGCKEQVEKLREVVEMPLLSPERFVNLGIDPPKGALLYGPPGTGKTLCARAVANRTDATFIRVIGSELVQKYVGEGARMVRELFEMARTKKACIIFFDEIDAVGGARFDDGAGGDNEVQRTMLELITQLDGFDARGNIKVMFATNRPSTLDPALMRPGRIDRKIEFSLPDLEGRANILRIHAKSMSVERDIRWELISRLCPNATGAELRSVCTEAGMFAIRARRKVASEKDFLSAVDKVIKGNLKFNSTATYMQYN, from the exons ATG CCTTCCGCGACCGGTCAAAACTGGGAGAAGTACCAGAAGAAGTTTGCCGATGACGAGatagaagagaaaaagatTACTCCCCTGACTGATGA GGATATCCAAGTTCTGAAGACCTATGGCGCCGCACCCTACGGTGCAGcgctcaagaagctcgagaAACAGATCAAGGACAAACAGCAAAGTGTAGATGAGAAGATTGGGGTCAAA GAATCCGACACTGGTCTTGCCCCTCCGCATTTATGGGATGTTGCCGCTGACCGTCAGCGAATGTCCGAGGAGCAGCCGTTCCAGGTTGCACGATGTACCAAGATTATCGAAGACGAGAAAGGCGACGAGTCAAAGAAGAAGTACGTTATTAACGTCAAGCAAATCGCCAAGTTCGTCGTCCAGCTAGGAGACCGTGTGAGCCCAACAGATATCGAGGAGGGCATgcgtgttggtgttgatcGTAACAAGTATCAGATCATGCTGCCACTACCACCAAAGATAGATGCAAGCGTCACCATGATGACTGTCGAAGAGAAGCCCGACGTCACATATGGTGATGTTGGCGGTTGCAAGGAACAGGTTGAGAAGCTGCGAGAAGTTGTCGAAATGCCTCTGTTGTCTCCAGAGCGATTTGTCAACCTGGGCATTGATCCCCCCAAGGGGGCCCTTCTCTACGGACCCCCCGGTACAGGTAAAACGCTCTGTGCCcgtgccgtcgccaacagAACAGATGCCACATTCATCCGAGTCATCGGTAGTGAACTGGTCCAAAAATACGTCGGTGAAGGTGCACGAATGGTCCGTGAGCTGTTCGAGATGGCAAGAACGAAAAAGGCCTGCATTATTTTCTTTGACGAAATCGACGCCGTCGGTGGTGCCCGATtcgacgacggtgccggcggTGACAATGAGGTACAGAGAACCATGTTGGAACTTATCACTCAGTTAGATGGTTTCGACGCTCGTGGAAACATCAAGGTCATGTTCGCCACCAACAGACCGTCTACTCTAGACCCCGCTCTGATGAGACCCGGTCGTATCGACCGAAAGATTGAGTTCTCACTTCCGGATCTGGAAGGCCGAGCCAACATTCTCCGAATCCATGCCAAGAGTATGTCCGTTGAGAGAGATATTCGATGGGAGCTCATTTCTCGGCTCTGTCCTAATGCTACTGGTGCGGAATTGAGGAGTGTGTGCACCGAGGCGGGTATGTTTGCTATTCGGGCAAGGAGAAAAGTTGCGTCAGAGAAGGACTTTTTGAGTGCTGttgacaaggtcatcaaggGCAACCTCAAGTTCAACTCGACTGCTACCTACATGCAATACAACTAG
- the ATG33 gene encoding Autophagy-related protein 33 — protein sequence MVCAGAKAVSALKFVGTFSLGLLTGVSYTVSNITLPALLRLPSSASASQAIASLATSLQTPLLTLTSLASAPLFLAFILSPRRARHPYLLYTSVLAVVSTVIPRLLPQPASRPAQRQQPRKSSPRARMEASYEVLGDVHSEPASEEDIEDINGEEVRVEVERLARGYFARTGLAALAFAMAVVGLWGDGAPKATVYVA from the exons ATGGTCTGCGCTGGCGCAAAGGCCGTCTCGGCCCTCAAGTTCGTGGGCACTTTTTCGTTGGGGTTGCTGACG GGCGTATCGTACACCGTCTCCAACATCACTCTCCCTGCGCTCCTGCGCCTCCCATCATCAGCATCCGCCTCGCAGGCCATCGCCTCCCTTGCCACGAGTTTGCAGACGCCACTCCTGACACTTACATCGCTTGCTTCGGCACccctcttcctcgccttcaTTCTCTCGCCTCGCCGGGCTCGCCACCCGTACCTTCTGTATACGTCCGTCCTCGCGGTTGTTTCGACCGTTATCCCGCGTCTTCTCCCACAACCTGCTTCTCGTCCTGCTCAGCGCCAGCAGCCTAGGAAGTCATCCCCGCGCGCTAGAATGGAAGCCAGCTATGAAGTCCTAGGCGACGTTCACAGCGAACCGGCAAGTGAGGAGGACATCGAGGATATCAACGGGGAAGAAGTGAGAGTTGAGGTTGAGAGACTTGCCAGGGGCTACTTTGCGCGTACTGGTTTGGCTGCGCTTGCATTTGCCATGGCTGTGGTTGGACTTTGGGGCGATGGAGCTCCCAAAGCTACTGTTTATGTGGCGTGA
- the cct4 gene encoding T-complex protein 1 subunit delta, translating to MSAPAVSAGQSQNATFRDKEKPMAVRSSNIVAARAVADAIRTSLGPRGMDKMIRSGKGETIITNDGHTMLKSMSVMHPTAKMLVNLAGAQDVEAGDGTTSVVVICGSLLGAADRLLSKGIHPSVISESFQRASAAAVEVLHDMSQPITLNDTSALLQAANTSLSSKIVSQYSNLLGPMAVNSVTKVIDVKTADNVDLRNIRIVKKVGGTIEDSELVPGLVLNQPVLKNAGGPIRMEKARIGLIQFQLSPPKPDMENTIQVNDYRQMDKIVKEERLYLLNIAKKIKKAKCNVLLIQKSILRDAVNDLSLHFLAKLGILAIKDIERDEVEFICKSTGCKPVADIDSFTEDKLGYAELVEEAESSGSRMVKVTGAKATGKTVSIVVRGANSLILEEAERSLHDALCVMRCLVKKKALIAGGGAAEIEIAAQLSKQARSLTGTEAICWKAFADAMEVVPTTLAENAGLNSIKVVTDLRHRHEMGEKNAGVSIKSGGVNTNISKENVLQPLLVSTSAIELAAETVKMILRIDDIALTR from the exons ATGTCAGCACCCGCGGTTTCTGCTGGGCAGTCTCAGAATGCCACTTTTAGA gacaaggagaagcctATGGCTGTGCGGTCGTCCAACATTGTCGCCGCCAGAG CTGTCGCTGATGCTATTCGAACTTCCCTCGGCCCTCGAGGTATGGACAAGATGATCCGAAGCGGAAAGGGCGAGACAATCATTACAAACGATGGACACACTATGCTGAAGAGCATGTCGGTTATGCACCCTACCGCCAAGATGCTGGTGAACCTCGCTGGCGCTCAAGACGTCGAAGCTGGCGATGGCACAACCTCTGTCGTTGTCATCTGCGGTAGCTTGCTTGGTGCTGCAGACCGACTCCTGTCAAAAGGCATCCATCCCTCGGTCATCTCAGAGTCCTTCCAGCGTGCATCAGCTGCCGCCGTGGAAGTACTTCATGATATGTCCCAACCGATTACCCTTAACGATACCTCTGCTCTTCTGCAGGCTGCCAACACCTCACTGTCGTCCAAGATTGTTTCACAATACTCGAACCTGCTTGGCCCGATGGCTGTTAACTCCGTGACAAAGGTGATCGATGTCAAGACAGCCGATAACGTTGATTTGAGAAACATTCGAATTGTCAAGAAGGTTGGAGGCACTATCGAGGATAGCGAGCTTGTTCCTGGTCTGGTCCTTAACCAGCCAGTTCTAAAGAACGCCGGCGGCCCCATCAGAATGGAGAAGGCACGCATCGGCCTTATTCAGTTCCAGCTCAGCCCGCCCAAGCCAGAC ATGGAAAACACGATCCAGGTCAACGACTACAGACAAATGGATAAGATTGTCAAGGAGGAGCGTCTGTACCTCCTCAACATAGCTAAGAAGATAAAAAAGGCCAAGTGCAACGTTCTTCTTATCCAGAAATCGATTCTGCGCGACGCTGTCAACGACTTGTCGCTACATTTCTTGGCCAAGCTGGGAATTCTTGCCATCAAGGATATTGAGCGAGACGAAGTGGAGTTCATTTGCAAATCAACTGGCTGCAAGCCTGTTGCGGACATTGATTCTTTCACTGAGGATAAGCTGGGATATGCTGAACTAGTCGAGGAAGCGGAATCTTCAGGCTCACGCATGGTCAAGGTCACCGGTGCCAAGGCTACCGGAAAGACTGTCTCCATCGTTGTCAGAGGAGCCAACTCGCTGAttttggaggaggcggagcgAAGTTTGCACGATGCTCTCTGCGTTATGCGCTGCTTGGTTaagaagaaggccctcaTCGCTGGTGGAGGTGCTGCCGAAATTGAGATAGCCGCCCAGCTGTCCAAGCAAGCTCGTAGCTTGACGGGCACTGAGGCCATCTGTTGGAAGGCATTTGCAGATGCTATGGAGGTTGTTCCTACCACTCTGGCCGAAAATGCTGGGCTGAACAGTATCAAGGTTGTCACGGACTTGAGACACCGACATGAGATGGGAGAGAAGAATGCTGGAGTCAGCATCAAGTCTGGCGGTGTCAACACAAACATCTCCAAGGAGAATGTCTTGCAGCCGCTGCTCGTGAGTACGAGTGCTATCGAGCTAGCTGCTGAGACGGTGAAGATGATTCTGAGAATAGACGACATTGCCTTGACGCGATAA
- the cyt-1 gene encoding Cytochrome c1, heme protein: MLARSCLRSTRTLNGLRNGVNNVSKRAASTSSGAAGEASPARLNFAAIASTTVAAGSIAWYYHLYGPVAFAASPAEEGLHATQYPWVHQQWLKTFDHQALRRGFQVYREVCASCHSLSRIPYRTLVGAVLTVDEAKALAEENEYPGEPDEQGEIQMRPGKLADYIPDPYKNEEAARFANNGALPPDLSLIVKGRHGGCDYIFSLLTGYPEEPPAGAQVAPGMNFNPYFPGTGIGMARVLYDGLVEYEDDTPASTSQMAKDVVEFLNWAAEPEMDDRKKMGLKVLIVTSALWAVSVWVKRYKWAWLKSRKLAYDPPADSKVRR; this comes from the exons ATGCTGGCAAGGTCTTGCTTGCGCTCGACGCGCACCCTCAATGGGCTCCGAAATGGCGTCAACAATGTGTCCAAG CGCGCCGCCTCGACCAGCTCGGGTGCTGCCGGGGAAGCTTCCCCTGCGCGATTGAACTTCGCCGCTATCGCCTCGACCACCGTCGCTGCCGGCTCCATTGCCTGGTACTACCACCTCTATGGACCTGTGGCCTTTGCTGCCAGCCCTGCTGAGGAAGG TCTGCACGCTACACAATATCCATGGGTCCATCAGCAGTGGCTCAAGACCTTCGACCACCAGGC TCTTCGCCGAGGTTTCCAGGTCTACAGGGAAGTCTGCGCCAGCTGTCACTCACTTAGCCGTATCCCCTACAGAACATTGGTTGGCGCTGTCTTGActgtcgacgaggccaaggctctTGCTGAGGAGAATGAGTACCCTGGTGAGCCAGACGAGCAGGGCGAGATCCAGATGCGACCTGGAAAACTGGCCGACTACATTCCCGACCCCTACAAGAATGAGGAGGCTGCCCGATTTGCCAACAACGGTGCCCTTCCGCCGGATCTGAGCTTGATCGTCAAGGGTCGCCACGGTGGCTGCGACTACATTTTCAGCTTGCTGACTGGCTACCCTGAAGAGCCTCCCGCCGGTGCCCAGGTCGCTCCTGGCATGAACTTCAACCCTTATTTCCCCGGAACTGGTATTGGTATGGCTCGTGTTCTTTatgacggccttgttgagTACGAAGACGACACCCCCGCCTCCACCTCTcagatggccaaggacgtTGTCGAGTTCCTCAACTGGGCTGCCGAACCTGAAATGGACGACCGCAAGAAGATGGGCTTGAAGGTGTTGATTGTTACGTCGGCTTTGTGGGCCGTCAGCGTCTGGGTTAAGCGATACAAGTGGGCATGGCTGAAGTCGAGAAAGCTTGCCTATGACCCTCCTGCGGACTCCAAGGTTCGCCGCTAG